Proteins from a single region of Undibacterium sp. KW1:
- a CDS encoding C39 family peptidase yields the protein MNKKIASAYTLSLLATVLAATLGGCGGGSGGSGNASTAPDTGNQTQVSTSLVPIILPGPVPADSPPPPTGGSYAMSLAIPPRHQWNANYGYCGETAFISAGLYYGQYVSQYTARAAATPGLSQNDVNSQLLVSVNDLTAAANMHLNAVEWNGLSNATTTSQYLAWIKGYVLAGYPVIMGIYVNQYQPGGNPATGFSSYDHIVPVNGIASSHPLVPGLNQTYYADDILQFSDNSGTNNANYPNQFTAPPVAAAYLFQYGFDKFQMTRTQANAQAAPPYSLALHSSSNNINSAVAITGVIDINRETVPVRLATDLNYENPAMSKGANTPPMAAPLTLTATVYGLSVGVKYNVYQYDSLAAIPNSSFNANAASATQTFSFTATDSTYVLPQVKIMSNQTAAFRAVPASAR from the coding sequence ATGAACAAGAAAATAGCCAGTGCATACACACTGAGCCTGTTGGCAACAGTTTTGGCAGCGACACTGGGAGGATGTGGTGGCGGTTCAGGTGGCAGCGGCAATGCCAGCACCGCGCCCGACACTGGCAATCAAACCCAGGTCAGCACCAGCCTGGTACCCATCATCTTGCCAGGGCCGGTTCCGGCAGATTCACCGCCACCACCCACGGGTGGCAGTTACGCGATGTCACTGGCGATTCCGCCACGTCACCAGTGGAATGCCAACTACGGCTATTGCGGCGAAACCGCCTTCATCAGTGCCGGTTTGTATTACGGCCAGTATGTATCGCAGTACACCGCACGCGCTGCCGCAACACCGGGTTTGAGCCAAAACGATGTCAACAGCCAGTTGCTAGTCTCGGTCAATGACCTGACAGCAGCAGCCAACATGCATCTGAATGCCGTTGAGTGGAACGGGCTGTCAAACGCCACCACGACCAGCCAGTACCTGGCCTGGATCAAGGGCTATGTGCTGGCTGGTTATCCGGTCATCATGGGTATCTATGTGAACCAGTATCAGCCTGGCGGCAACCCTGCGACTGGTTTTTCCAGCTATGACCATATCGTGCCGGTTAATGGCATCGCCTCCAGCCACCCGCTGGTACCGGGATTGAACCAGACTTATTACGCCGACGATATTTTGCAATTCAGCGATAACAGCGGCACCAATAATGCCAATTACCCCAATCAATTCACTGCCCCGCCAGTGGCCGCAGCTTATCTGTTCCAATATGGCTTCGACAAATTCCAGATGACACGCACCCAGGCCAACGCCCAGGCTGCACCACCGTATTCGCTGGCACTGCATAGCAGCAGTAACAACATCAATTCAGCCGTTGCCATTACCGGTGTCATCGATATAAATAGAGAAACGGTGCCAGTGCGGCTGGCAACCGACCTGAATTACGAAAACCCGGCAATGAGCAAAGGCGCAAACACTCCGCCCATGGCAGCGCCGCTGACCCTGACTGCCACCGTATATGGCCTCAGCGTTGGAGTGAAATACAATGTGTATCAATACGATTCGCTGGCAGCCATCCCCAATTCGTCTTTCAACGCCAATGCTGCCTCAGCCACGC